In a single window of the Olivibacter sp. SDN3 genome:
- a CDS encoding aspartate aminotransferase family protein, whose product MKLFDVYPINPIEIVQGKGSYVYDKQGTEYLDLYGGHAVISIGHSHPHYIQRITDQLNKLGFYSNSVEIPPQAQLAELLGKVSRKDDFQLFICNSGAEANENALKLASFYNNRKRVIAFKGAFHGRTSLAVSATDNPKIIAPVNETDHITFLPWNDEVALEAFFEKYGSEISSVIIEGIQGVGGIKEASVSFLQKIRKLCTEYDAIFVADAVQCGYGRSGKFYSHDYADVDADIYSMAKGMGNGFPIGAIAISPKIKPWFGELGTTFGGNHLACTAALAVLETIENNQLINNAAQIGDYLSKELKRFEKVKEVRGKGLMIGIDLPEELNQLKKDLLFKDHIFTGEAKPNVIRLLPALNLQKKEADRFLEAFQKRLNLA is encoded by the coding sequence ATGAAACTATTCGACGTATACCCCATAAATCCTATTGAAATTGTACAAGGAAAAGGCTCCTATGTATACGACAAACAAGGAACCGAATATTTAGATTTATATGGGGGGCATGCGGTTATATCTATTGGTCACAGCCACCCGCACTATATCCAAAGAATAACCGATCAGCTAAATAAGTTAGGCTTTTATTCCAATTCTGTTGAAATTCCTCCCCAGGCACAATTGGCAGAATTACTTGGCAAGGTATCTCGCAAAGATGATTTTCAATTATTCATCTGTAACTCAGGCGCTGAAGCAAATGAAAATGCCCTTAAGCTCGCTTCATTCTATAATAATCGAAAGAGGGTAATTGCCTTTAAAGGTGCTTTCCATGGAAGAACATCATTGGCCGTATCGGCAACCGATAATCCCAAAATTATTGCGCCTGTAAACGAGACCGACCATATTACGTTTCTTCCTTGGAATGACGAGGTTGCACTGGAGGCGTTTTTTGAGAAATACGGATCTGAAATTTCGTCAGTTATTATCGAAGGTATACAAGGAGTTGGTGGTATTAAGGAAGCCAGCGTTTCTTTTCTTCAGAAAATCAGAAAATTATGCACCGAATACGACGCGATATTTGTCGCAGATGCTGTGCAATGTGGTTACGGGCGTTCCGGCAAATTTTATTCGCACGATTACGCGGATGTAGATGCTGACATCTATAGTATGGCCAAAGGGATGGGCAACGGATTTCCAATTGGAGCTATAGCTATTTCTCCTAAAATAAAACCATGGTTTGGAGAATTAGGCACTACTTTTGGCGGAAACCACCTGGCCTGTACGGCGGCTTTAGCCGTATTAGAAACAATTGAAAACAACCAGTTGATAAACAATGCCGCGCAGATAGGCGACTATCTTAGCAAAGAGTTAAAAAGATTTGAGAAGGTGAAAGAAGTTCGTGGTAAAGGACTAATGATCGGAATAGATCTACCAGAGGAGTTAAACCAACTAAAAAAAGACTTACTGTTTAAAGATCATATTTTTACAGGAGAAGCGAAACCAAATGTTATCAGGCTCCTACCGGCGCTTAACTTGCAAAAAAAAGAAGCCGACAGGTTTCTGGAAGCTTTTCAGAAAAGGTTAAATTTAGCATAA
- a CDS encoding acetylornithine carbamoyltransferase, with product MKQFFSVSNVDNLSAIVKEALEQKKNPYALRNLGQNKMLGLVFLNPSLRTRLSTQKAAINLGMDVMVMNMDKDGWALETRDGVVMDGTTVEHIREAAAVMGEYCDILGIRSFPGLKDREEDYSEDLFNKFVTYCNKPVVSLESATRHPLQSLADLITIIEHTPSGRKPKVVLTWAPHVKALPQAVPNSFAEWMSRAKAEGLIDFTITHPDGYELDEVFTSGATITLNQEEALRNADFVYVKNWSSYKAYGKVLETGTEWMPDAKKLSVTNSAKVMHCLPVRRDLELASELLDGPNSLVIKEAGNRVWAAQVVLKRMLINMV from the coding sequence ATGAAGCAATTTTTTTCGGTCTCTAATGTAGACAACTTATCAGCTATCGTGAAAGAAGCGCTGGAGCAGAAAAAAAACCCATATGCTCTGAGAAATTTAGGCCAAAACAAGATGTTAGGCCTCGTTTTCTTAAACCCTAGCCTACGCACACGTTTAAGTACTCAAAAGGCTGCCATCAATCTGGGTATGGATGTCATGGTAATGAACATGGATAAAGATGGCTGGGCCTTAGAAACACGCGACGGTGTAGTAATGGACGGCACAACGGTAGAACATATACGGGAAGCCGCTGCTGTAATGGGAGAATATTGCGACATCTTAGGTATACGTTCTTTTCCAGGATTAAAAGACAGAGAGGAAGATTATAGTGAGGATTTATTCAACAAGTTTGTCACCTATTGTAATAAACCGGTTGTAAGTTTAGAAAGTGCAACCCGCCATCCACTTCAAAGCTTAGCCGACTTAATCACCATTATCGAACACACACCTTCGGGACGAAAACCTAAAGTAGTACTTACGTGGGCTCCTCATGTAAAAGCACTGCCCCAGGCTGTGCCAAACTCCTTTGCCGAATGGATGAGCAGAGCTAAAGCGGAAGGCCTCATTGACTTTACTATTACTCACCCTGATGGATATGAACTTGATGAAGTTTTTACTTCAGGGGCGACGATCACTTTGAATCAGGAAGAAGCCCTCAGGAACGCAGATTTTGTGTACGTGAAAAATTGGTCGAGTTACAAAGCCTATGGTAAAGTCTTGGAAACCGGAACCGAGTGGATGCCAGATGCTAAAAAGTTAAGCGTTACAAATAGCGCAAAAGTCATGCACTGCCTCCCTGTTAGAAGGGATTTAGAGTTAGCTTCTGAATTACTTGATGGACCTAACTCCTTGGTAATTAAAGAAGCAGGCAACAGGGTTTGGGCTGCACAGGTTGTATTGAAAAGAATGCTTATCAACATGGTTTAG
- the argB gene encoding acetylglutamate kinase, with the protein MEKLNIIKIGGNIVEDESTLVRFVKAFAKLPGKKILVHGGGKIASLLANKLGIEAKMVMGRRITDEETLKVVTMVYAGLANKTIVSLLQAVGCNAIGLSGADANTIKTVKRPVREIDYGFAGDMTTSSINTEQIKNLIEIGLYPVFCAISHDGSGQLLNTNADTIASALAVGLASHYKTALIYCFEKKGVLRDINDDSSVIQHINNLNYNDLKRSGIIADGMIPKLDNAFDALSAGVSEVIIKHADDLQNTDAGTTINQQV; encoded by the coding sequence ATGGAAAAACTAAATATCATAAAGATTGGGGGCAACATTGTAGAGGATGAGAGCACCTTGGTAAGGTTTGTAAAAGCTTTTGCTAAATTGCCCGGAAAGAAAATTTTAGTACACGGAGGCGGTAAAATTGCCAGTCTGCTCGCCAACAAATTGGGAATTGAAGCTAAAATGGTAATGGGAAGGAGAATTACCGATGAAGAGACGTTAAAGGTGGTAACGATGGTATATGCTGGACTCGCCAATAAGACTATTGTATCTCTTTTACAAGCTGTTGGATGTAATGCTATCGGTCTCAGCGGAGCCGATGCAAACACCATCAAAACGGTAAAAAGACCCGTGAGAGAAATCGACTATGGCTTTGCCGGTGATATGACCACCTCTTCGATTAATACTGAACAAATCAAAAATTTAATAGAAATTGGTCTTTATCCCGTTTTTTGTGCGATAAGTCATGATGGCTCCGGGCAATTATTAAATACTAATGCAGACACGATTGCCTCTGCCCTTGCTGTAGGTTTAGCGTCTCATTATAAAACGGCGCTCATCTATTGTTTTGAAAAGAAGGGAGTGCTCCGTGATATAAACGACGACTCGTCAGTGATTCAGCATATCAATAATTTGAACTATAACGATCTTAAACGATCTGGCATTATTGCTGATGGCATGATTCCTAAATTAGACAATGCTTTTGACGCGCTGTCTGCAGGAGTGAGCGAAGTCATCATTAAACATGCGGATGATCTGCAAAACACCGATGCTGGAACAACGATCAATCAGCAAGTGTAA
- the proC gene encoding pyrroline-5-carboxylate reductase: MPKITIIGSGNIGLSLARGLVNKHYSSPTDITLTRRSLKNIPSEVVSMGFDVSEDNISAIAGAEIVVLAVLPQQLDQVLDQIAPVVVAERQLIVSVISGVSCMDIRNKLGDTSQVIRAMPNTAIAIGQSMTCIASDKASEHHMEEVTRLFETVGSVVTINEDLMTSATALCACGIAFFLRSIRAASQGGVEIGFHAHDALKMAIQTAKGAADLLLQMQSHPESEIDKVTSPKGCTIAGLNEMEHYGFSSAFIKGIKLSAERAGGLYKD; this comes from the coding sequence ATGCCTAAAATAACAATTATTGGGAGTGGAAATATCGGTTTATCCTTAGCTAGGGGTTTGGTTAACAAACACTACAGCAGTCCTACTGACATCACCTTAACTCGTAGAAGCCTTAAAAATATACCATCAGAGGTGGTTTCTATGGGCTTCGACGTTTCCGAAGACAATATTTCAGCAATTGCTGGCGCTGAGATCGTTGTCTTAGCTGTATTACCACAACAACTTGATCAAGTACTAGATCAAATAGCCCCCGTAGTAGTAGCAGAAAGACAGTTGATCGTTTCAGTTATCTCTGGCGTAAGTTGTATGGATATCCGTAACAAACTTGGTGATACTTCCCAAGTGATCCGTGCAATGCCTAACACTGCTATTGCCATTGGACAATCCATGACCTGTATTGCATCTGATAAGGCCAGCGAGCATCATATGGAAGAAGTAACCCGACTATTTGAAACGGTTGGCTCTGTAGTCACCATCAACGAAGACCTGATGACTTCTGCCACAGCCCTTTGTGCTTGTGGTATTGCTTTTTTCTTGCGCAGTATAAGAGCTGCTTCGCAAGGAGGTGTAGAGATTGGGTTTCATGCTCATGATGCGTTAAAAATGGCTATTCAAACGGCCAAAGGTGCAGCCGATCTATTATTACAGATGCAAAGCCATCCAGAAAGTGAAATTGATAAGGTGACTTCCCCAAAAGGTTGCACCATTGCGGGTTTAAATGAAATGGAGCATTACGGCTTTAGCTCTGCCTTCATTAAGGGGATCAAACTATCTGCCGAACGGGCCGGAGGGCTATATAAAGATTAG
- a CDS encoding M20 family metallo-hydrolase, with protein sequence MQHLLEDSISLLKQLIKTPSFSKEEKETGDLIAHFFNARNISTHRKGNNIWAYNKFYDPEKPTILLNSHHDTVKPNTGYGRDPFLAEIIDGKLFGLGSNDAGGALVSLIATFLHFYTLKQLKYNICIAATAEEEISGRGGIELILPALGKLNFAIVGEPTLMQLAIAERGLMVLDCTVKGRSGHAARNEGENAIYKAMKDIAWFRSYRFLKESNIFGPISMNVTMINAGSQHNVIPATCSYVVDVRVTDAYQNHEVLDIIREHVEADVQPRSTRLSPSSIPVDHPIVKAGLALGRATYGSPTMSDQALLNIPSLKLGPGDSARSHSADEFIYIREIEEGISIYIDMLTQVVV encoded by the coding sequence ATGCAACACTTATTGGAAGATAGCATATCGTTATTAAAACAGCTCATTAAAACACCTTCTTTCAGTAAGGAAGAAAAAGAAACAGGTGATTTAATTGCGCATTTTTTTAATGCTAGAAACATTTCTACACATAGAAAGGGAAATAACATATGGGCCTATAACAAATTTTATGATCCTGAAAAACCTACAATTTTACTAAATTCACATCATGACACGGTTAAACCCAATACGGGATATGGCAGAGACCCTTTTCTTGCCGAAATTATAGACGGTAAGCTCTTTGGCTTAGGTAGTAATGATGCTGGGGGAGCTTTGGTTTCCTTAATCGCTACTTTTTTACACTTTTATACGCTGAAACAATTAAAGTACAATATATGCATTGCAGCAACTGCAGAGGAAGAAATTTCGGGACGTGGAGGTATAGAACTCATTCTTCCAGCATTAGGTAAGCTTAACTTTGCTATCGTGGGAGAGCCTACCTTGATGCAATTAGCCATTGCCGAAAGAGGGTTAATGGTACTCGACTGCACTGTTAAAGGGAGGTCTGGTCATGCTGCGAGAAATGAGGGAGAAAATGCCATTTACAAGGCTATGAAAGATATTGCATGGTTCCGATCTTATCGATTTCTAAAAGAGTCTAATATTTTTGGCCCGATTTCGATGAACGTAACGATGATCAATGCTGGATCCCAACACAATGTCATCCCGGCCACTTGCTCATATGTAGTAGACGTCAGGGTAACAGATGCCTATCAAAATCATGAAGTACTAGATATTATTCGCGAACACGTAGAAGCTGATGTGCAGCCACGTTCAACACGGCTCTCCCCTTCCTCCATACCGGTGGACCATCCTATTGTAAAGGCTGGGCTTGCGCTTGGAAGAGCAACATATGGTTCTCCGACGATGAGTGACCAGGCACTATTGAACATACCTTCGCTGAAATTGGGTCCTGGAGACTCTGCAAGATCCCACAGTGCTGATGAATTTATTTATATTCGCGAAATTGAAGAAGGCATTAGCATATATATAGACATGCTAACACAGGTTGTAGTGTAA
- the argH gene encoding argininosuccinate lyase, translated as MKLWQKETAVEQSVEKFTVGNDRDLDLDLAPFDVLGSLAHTKMLESIGLLSKKELGLIQDELKNIYHEIEAGDFLIEEHVEDIHSQIELLLTKRIGDAGKKIHSGRSRNDQVLVDLKLFFRSEISQLVHETKRLFELLINLSNQHKEVLMPGYTHLQIAMPSSFGLWFGAYAESLVDDLEVILSAWKVCNKNPLGSAAGYGSSFPLNRTLTTELLGFETLNYNVVYAQMGRGKTERILAQAMSVLAATLAKLAMDACLYMNQNFGFISFPDKLTTGSSIMPHKKNPDVFELIRSRCNKIQALPNEITLITTNLPMGYHRDLQLLKENLFPAFTSLNDCLQMMQLMLSNVRINKNILNDPKYDYLFSVEVVNNEVLKGVPFREAYKAIGLNIEAGTFKPLKEVNHTHEGSIGNLQNGEITNQFSKIFNAFGFTKVDKALKDLLS; from the coding sequence ATGAAACTTTGGCAAAAGGAAACAGCGGTAGAGCAGTCAGTAGAAAAATTCACAGTTGGTAACGATAGGGATTTAGATTTAGATCTGGCCCCATTTGATGTATTAGGTTCATTGGCCCATACGAAGATGTTGGAGAGCATCGGACTACTCTCAAAAAAAGAGCTCGGTCTAATCCAAGATGAACTTAAAAATATATACCATGAAATTGAAGCGGGAGATTTCTTAATCGAAGAGCATGTAGAAGACATACACTCTCAGATCGAACTTCTGCTTACCAAGCGTATTGGTGATGCTGGTAAGAAAATCCACAGTGGGAGATCCAGAAACGATCAAGTATTGGTTGATCTTAAGCTTTTTTTTAGAAGTGAAATAAGTCAATTGGTTCATGAAACGAAGCGTCTTTTTGAGCTCCTCATTAATCTCAGCAATCAACATAAAGAGGTATTAATGCCCGGTTACACACACCTCCAGATTGCCATGCCATCATCTTTTGGTTTGTGGTTTGGTGCTTATGCCGAAAGCCTAGTGGACGACCTGGAAGTAATATTATCTGCGTGGAAAGTTTGCAATAAGAACCCTTTAGGTTCTGCAGCGGGTTACGGCTCTTCCTTTCCGTTGAACCGTACGTTGACCACGGAGTTGTTGGGATTTGAAACGTTAAATTATAATGTTGTATATGCGCAAATGGGCCGGGGAAAAACAGAACGTATATTAGCACAGGCAATGAGCGTGCTTGCTGCAACTCTTGCAAAATTGGCCATGGATGCTTGTCTTTATATGAATCAGAATTTCGGGTTCATTAGTTTTCCTGATAAGTTAACTACAGGATCGAGTATTATGCCTCACAAAAAAAATCCAGATGTATTTGAACTCATCCGTTCACGTTGTAATAAGATACAGGCTTTACCAAATGAGATTACGCTAATAACGACCAATTTGCCTATGGGCTATCATAGAGACTTACAGCTTCTCAAGGAAAATTTATTCCCAGCCTTCACTTCTTTAAACGACTGTTTGCAGATGATGCAGCTTATGTTAAGTAATGTCCGAATAAATAAAAATATACTGAATGATCCAAAGTACGATTACCTATTCAGTGTAGAAGTGGTGAACAACGAAGTATTAAAAGGTGTGCCTTTCCGGGAGGCTTACAAAGCCATTGGACTAAATATTGAAGCCGGCACCTTCAAACCCCTAAAAGAAGTAAATCATACACATGAAGGCAGTATAGGTAATTTGCAGAACGGGGAAATTACCAATCAATTTTCAAAAATATTCAATGCATTTGGCTTCACAAAAGTGGATAAAGCACTGAAAGATCTTTTAAGTTAA
- the pyrH gene encoding UMP kinase produces the protein MKYKRILLKLSGEALMGNKQYGIDIDRVAQYAQDVKTVYDQGVEIAIVIGGGNIYRGLSAEKAGMDRVQADYMGMLATVINSMALQDALEKAGMKTRLLTAIKMEQICEPFIRRRAVRHLEKGRIVIFGAGTGNPYFTTDTAASLRAIEINADVVLKGTRVDGIYTADPEKDPNATKFDQITFQDVYNRGLNVMDMTAFTLCQENKLPIIVFDMNKTGNLTRLAKGETIGTLVKD, from the coding sequence ATGAAATACAAACGTATCCTACTCAAACTTAGCGGAGAAGCCTTAATGGGTAACAAACAATACGGTATCGATATTGATCGTGTGGCCCAATATGCACAAGACGTAAAAACAGTGTATGATCAGGGAGTCGAAATTGCTATAGTAATAGGCGGGGGGAACATTTACAGAGGGTTAAGTGCTGAAAAGGCTGGCATGGATCGTGTGCAGGCTGATTACATGGGGATGTTGGCTACGGTTATCAATAGCATGGCTCTGCAAGATGCACTTGAAAAAGCTGGTATGAAAACACGCTTGCTGACAGCCATAAAAATGGAACAAATCTGCGAACCATTTATTCGTAGAAGGGCGGTAAGACATCTAGAAAAGGGAAGAATCGTTATATTTGGTGCAGGCACCGGTAATCCTTATTTTACAACTGATACAGCAGCTTCGTTAAGAGCTATTGAGATCAATGCAGATGTCGTATTAAAAGGTACCAGAGTTGATGGAATATACACTGCTGATCCGGAAAAAGATCCCAATGCCACAAAGTTCGATCAAATTACTTTTCAGGATGTTTACAATAGAGGCTTGAACGTAATGGATATGACAGCCTTTACGCTTTGTCAAGAAAATAAATTGCCAATTATTGTTTTTGATATGAACAAAACAGGGAACTTGACCCGTTTAGCTAAGGGCGAAACTATAGGTACCTTGGTGAAAGATTAA
- a CDS encoding APC family permease, with amino-acid sequence MTLKSEASNSFNPHQAPEKNAPAPKLKMIDAVAVIIGIVVGAGIFRTPSIIAANTQDTYFFLGSWLLGGIISLIGALCYAELTTTFPNAGGDYYFLRRAFGQRLSFLFAWARMSIIQTGSIALLAYIVGDYTAQIYDIGPYSSAIYASIVVISLTAINIIGINFGTSTQKLLTLIEVVGILMIVFSGLFFSSPATPSSIQETTASASTPSFGLALVFVLLTFGGWNEAAYISAELQSGRKKMAGILIWSIVSITIIYLLINLAYLKILGLEGIASTDAVGAQLMRSIYGEYGAVLISILVVIAALTSANATIFTGARTNYALGRDFNFFKALGRWNQKTSSPINALLIQALISLALIGLGLFTRSGFETIIDYTAPVFWFFFLLVGIALFILRIKEPHVKRPFRVPLYPITPIIFCTTSTYLLYSSLAYTGIGAFVGVIVLIIGGILLLTMPLIKKGNNIV; translated from the coding sequence ATGACACTAAAAAGCGAAGCCTCAAATTCCTTCAACCCCCATCAAGCTCCCGAAAAGAATGCCCCCGCCCCAAAACTAAAAATGATTGATGCTGTTGCTGTCATCATAGGTATCGTAGTAGGCGCAGGTATTTTTAGAACACCATCCATTATTGCTGCAAACACCCAAGACACCTATTTTTTTTTAGGATCATGGCTTCTCGGTGGGATTATATCATTAATAGGCGCTCTATGTTACGCAGAACTTACCACCACGTTTCCAAATGCTGGCGGGGATTATTATTTTCTTCGAAGGGCCTTTGGTCAGCGTTTATCATTTCTATTTGCTTGGGCAAGAATGAGTATTATTCAAACAGGTTCAATCGCTTTATTAGCCTATATTGTAGGCGATTATACAGCTCAAATTTACGATATAGGTCCATATTCCTCAGCAATATATGCATCGATTGTAGTAATTTCGTTAACTGCTATAAACATTATCGGCATTAATTTTGGGACCTCCACACAAAAATTGCTGACATTAATAGAAGTTGTAGGCATCCTGATGATTGTTTTTTCTGGGTTATTCTTTTCATCTCCAGCCACTCCCTCATCGATACAAGAAACGACAGCCAGCGCTTCTACCCCATCGTTTGGGCTTGCATTGGTTTTTGTGCTTCTAACCTTCGGTGGATGGAATGAGGCCGCTTATATCTCTGCAGAATTACAATCTGGCAGAAAAAAAATGGCAGGAATACTTATTTGGAGTATTGTTAGCATTACTATAATTTACCTTCTCATTAATCTGGCTTATCTAAAAATTCTGGGATTGGAGGGCATCGCGTCAACAGATGCCGTTGGCGCACAGTTGATGCGTAGTATTTACGGTGAATACGGTGCCGTGCTGATCAGTATACTGGTCGTTATAGCGGCTCTTACTTCAGCGAACGCCACCATATTTACCGGAGCGCGCACCAATTATGCGTTAGGACGCGACTTTAACTTTTTCAAAGCGCTAGGTCGATGGAATCAAAAAACTTCGTCGCCCATTAATGCATTATTGATCCAAGCACTCATATCGCTGGCTTTGATCGGCTTAGGCTTATTTACAAGAAGTGGCTTTGAAACGATCATAGACTATACGGCTCCTGTGTTTTGGTTTTTCTTCCTCTTGGTTGGGATAGCCCTTTTTATTCTCCGAATAAAAGAACCTCATGTTAAAAGACCTTTCCGTGTTCCATTATATCCCATAACACCTATCATCTTTTGTACGACAAGTACCTATCTCTTATATTCCAGTTTAGCCTATACGGGCATCGGGGCATTTGTAGGTGTGATCGTGTTAATTATAGGAGGGATACTTTTACTAACGATGCCCTTGATAAAAAAAGGTAACAATATTGTGTAA
- a CDS encoding cyclopropane-fatty-acyl-phospholipid synthase family protein has translation MNQTYSTNRRIKLSMPRFLLSSILMLLGSFGAFAQSSYETLDVPYVPTKPAVVEAMLNMAKVNKNDVIYDLGCGDGRIVITAAKKYGATGVGVDIDPQRIEEANANLKKEGLTDKVKFIESDLFKVDFSNASVVTLYLLPDVNLRLRSKLLETLKPGTRIVSHAFDMGDWKPEKQINVEGSTIYFWTVPEKK, from the coding sequence ATGAATCAAACATATTCAACAAATAGACGGATAAAATTGAGCATGCCTCGATTTTTATTGAGTAGTATTTTAATGTTATTGGGAAGCTTTGGCGCTTTTGCTCAAAGCTCTTACGAAACCCTGGATGTGCCCTATGTTCCAACAAAGCCGGCAGTGGTTGAAGCCATGTTGAATATGGCAAAAGTTAATAAAAACGACGTCATTTACGATTTAGGATGTGGTGATGGGCGTATCGTCATTACGGCAGCAAAGAAATATGGCGCTACTGGCGTTGGTGTAGATATAGATCCACAACGAATCGAAGAAGCAAATGCCAATCTTAAAAAAGAAGGGCTAACCGATAAAGTGAAATTTATTGAAAGTGATTTATTCAAAGTAGATTTTAGTAATGCTTCTGTTGTAACGCTCTACCTTCTTCCAGATGTAAACCTACGATTACGTTCAAAATTACTGGAAACTCTAAAACCCGGCACGCGAATCGTTTCACATGCATTTGACATGGGAGACTGGAAACCTGAGAAACAGATTAACGTAGAGGGTTCTACTATATATTTCTGGACTGTTCCAGAGAAAAAATAA